The sequence TGATTCTATTTGAATAGAAATTAAATAGTTTTACTTATTATATAAATGAGTCTTAATTGCCCTTTTCTGATAACCATGCCAATTTGTGGTCATTAAGCCTTACATTGTGAAACAGCCTTTAAACTGACATTGTGTGCCACTACTAAAAGACTTACTGAGCGTGACGTCTTTGTAGAGTGTGGCCTCAAAATATCCAGCAAAGCCGTGAAGCACTGAATTACATCCAATCAAGAACCGTAGACACTGATACCGGTTATTATTCATATCTGTACAGGATAAAGATCAAGAGTCAAtggcttcataaaaaaaaaataaaaaaaaagagtaacaaaataaaattaaaggaaCGATTTTTGGACTACATATGTTCTTATGCATCTGTTTGTCTTGTCTCTGCCTGATCCTGTACCTGAGGTGGGATGTACGAAGGTGAAGCAGGGTTTGGGGTCTGCAAGTTGGTGGAAGTTGTGTAGTCTGACAACATATGGTGTCTCAAAATGGCACTCGGGGTCTTTGTCTCGCTCCCGACACCCACGCACTTCATTATATAGTTTAGAAGAAGACAGTGGAGCCAGAAAGGACGTGTAAGAGCAGGGAATGCTTATGCCATCATCTAAGAGAAAACAAGAGTCCATGAGTGGATCAGAAGATGTAAAACAGGGCGAATgaaaaattatagaatttttataataaataaataaaagatgattTAATATCAAACCTTTGAGGAAGTGCTGTGCTCCATCAAGGCACTCGGGTGAAAGCTCATTGTCTCCGAATGACCCTAAAAGCTCGCTCACAATGATATCTGCTTTCTCTGGAGCAGTCCATTCCCTCATGTCACATGACACAACGGTCACCTGATCACCCCACTCCTCAAATTTCCAGTTCTCCAGCCTGAGAAAGACAGGGGAACACCAAAGTACCGTTGATTTACATAAATTATTACACTTGAAATCAAATGAACACATCTGAAAACAAATTACACACTTTTCCTTTAAAACACCTTTAAAGCatcacatttacttatttaaaaagtttaatagtttaaaatgttttaatagaatTAATGTGAAAGTGAACGgtttaaaaccaacaaaaaatatatattcacatactctttaaaagtttggggtcagtaatattttctctaataaattaaatattaataaaatattttttttttacaaaagatttctatttcaaataaatgctgttgtttctACTGCTATTCTACTCATTCATCAACGAATCCTGAATAAAtaagcacaacagttttcaatcTAAGAAATGTATTAagaagataataataagaaatgtttcttatgcatcaaatcagcatattagaatgatttcttaaggatcatgtgacactgaagactggagcaatggctacTGAAAATATAGCactgccatcacatgaataaataactttttcaaatatattaaaatagaaatgtgtttttttaaattgtaaaaatacttcacacaatttttactgtattttgatgagcataagagacattatAAATCTTCAATTACAGTATTGTGTTATCaagagaaggggaaaaaaggaggaggaaaaaaatggACACTCTAACATTAAGTTACTTACGTGACAACAGCATTTGGGTTCTTCTCGACGGCATACACACGCAGTTTCCTCTTAGCCTGTTTTGCAGCACGAAGTGAGGCATTTACCAGTGGACCACGACCTGCACCTAGTACCATTAAAACCCTGAAAAGAAATCTCAGTGTTGACAGTCTGCCAAGCAAATAGCATATCTCTGAAATTTCTAGTTCATCAAGAACTGACAATGGGACACCTGGAAGTATTTGAAGTCACTTACTGCACATTGGTTTCCATCTGATCTTCAGGAACTCTGTCTAGTAGACATCTATATACCGCCTGTACGGAAAGACAATtcaccatttttttctttcttttttctcaagTGGTGCCTTTCCTCCACGACAGTTGCACACTACCATTCACCAGTTAGTAAGATgcacttatttgataaaaaataacagctaaaatggcaatattgtgaaatattataacaatgtaaagaactgttttatattttaaaatgtaatttatttatgtgatagcAAAGATGAATACTgaaatccagtcttcagtgtgaagTCTTcaatgatttggtgctcaataaaaaaaaaatgtatttataaaggtTGTGCtggttatttttttgtggaaactttttttttcttttttttcagaatccttCAATGAACTGAAAGTACAGAATAGAACAGTATTTTATACAATGCAAGTCTTCAATGTCACCTTTGGcgaatttaatgtgtccttgatgaataaaagttcatttCTCTTGAGGAAAacaaatcttactaaccccaagcTGTTGAACAGTAATGGATATGAATGCTAAGGTGCTCAAACATTTGCTCtagtgtttttaaagggatactccagcccaaaatgaaaattgtgtcattaatcacttaccccaatttcgttccaaacccgtaaaagctctgttcgtcttcagaacacaatttaagatattttggatgaaaaccgggaggcttgagactgtcccatagactgccaagtaaataacagtgtcaaggtccataaaattctcgttatttttgttttcttcgcttacaaaatgtgttcccgtcactttactataacccagattgcacatctgatggcagatggagtattctgatgacgactttcataccttttatgaacgGAGCTtctacgggtttggaatgacatgggggtaagcgattaatgacaaaattttcattttggggtggagtatccctttaacacatttcTATGCGTTTGCTAGGGTATTTCCTTACAAACCCAAATGAACAATTaattgctaaatgaataaatgtacactataccagtcaaaagtttttgaacagtaagatttttaacatttttttttaaagacatctctactgctcaccaaacctgcatttatttgatttttggtTCAGAGTAAagagtaaatttttaaatatttttttacgatttaaaataactgattttgcttttgactggtagtggtAGTGTAAAAGTAAAAGAGATCCCCCAACATTATCATATTGTGACCCCTAGATATGGCTCAGTTCCCCCTTTTTGCCCACTTTATCATTTAACATGAGCTATAATGATGCAACAAACACCACTAATGAGAATAAATAACTGGTGACCAAATGATGATAGATTCTGCTTTCCATTACCAAATTATTTTAACTCACCTGTTGGTACTGAGAATATTTGATGGGATCCTTTTCGAAAACTTCGTACGTCTGTGACTCCAAATTGTCCATTAAAGGCTGATAAAAACAATTAGGCATTACATTAGCATAACTGAAaccaaaataatcaataatgtGCTGAAAAACTCACTAGGCAAAAAGTATATCCTTTGAAAACAGACCTGCAGTGGTGACTGAAGGTAATCTTCATAGCCTTTGGCGAAGAGCTCGTAGGCATTAGGCTGTGGACGGTTTTGGTTGAGGTACTCTAGATACTGCAGGTACGACCGCAAGTCTTTCTCACTGTGGCGGTTTGCCCCTGTGAAAATAAACTGAGCCTCCAGCTAGGGAGACCCTAGAATGTTAGACAACCTTCCTGAATAGAATGAATCTGACaccatattttgggtaaaatTTACCTTGAAGAGGCGAAAGATGACTCGCTGGTGGGCTTTTGAAAGGACCGGAAACCCTTTTTTATTGGTTAGAAAAATGCTGGTAGGGAGAATGGCTGCTTTGATTGGCTCTCCAAGCCACTTGTCGATTAATGTATCAGATGGCAGGTCTGCTCCAATTTCAATAGCTCACAAAGAAGAGAAAAACCCCCAGAAAAACTGTTAGTATTCACCACTTAATTTTTAATAGGCAATTATAAGCACTtcaattttgagttttttgttctTACCAAGGCAAATCCTCTTGTTATAGTCACAGAGTGTTCTGAATGAGTGCCACCTGAAGaggaaaaaggaaattaaatgaaCAGAGGCCAAAGATTGCTTTATTCTCCATGCAGCTGAGTGATTTAATTACACAGCAGACCCAAATATGgactagaaaaaaagaaaagaaaaaaaaaatcatattcatcCTTAATGAGATGTTTTAATTAGatatttaatatctttatttaattgAACAAATGGCTTTGTTTCAGCTCTCTCACCATGCCCAGGTCTTCTCATCATTGCCGCCATCATCCATTTGTTTAGATGACTCGTTCTCGATGAGATCTTCACGCGTGTCCTCGGGGTCTAACAGTGGAACGTGTATCCAAAACTATGTAATTAAAGACAAATCAACATTGAACTAATTAATTCCTAATCAACAAAGCAAGTAGCATTACAAGCAATAAAAGAGCAACCtactgagaaaaaacaaacaaatgtgtttcTGCTTGCACACTGATGCACTACACGTGGCTTTGCATTATAATAGTGTGCCCTTATTGGAACAGAGGTTGTGTCTTTGTATTTTGTACAAATGCTTTAAATAACTTACTTTCTAATAAGCCAGCATGATAGAGTACATTACCActtaaaaggtttggggtcagtaagatttttgtaattttttatgaaagaaatctctcacaaagggtgcatttatttaatcaaaaatacagtaaaacagtaatattgtgaaatataattataaaataaattattttatattataatttttttttgtgacggCAGAGCtgagttttcagtgtcacacaatccttctgaaatcattctaatatgctgatttgctgctcaaaagcATTTCTTactatcaatgtaaaaaaaaagttaagtttaatatttttgtacaaatataaattataattaagcaCATTGATACATTAAAATGACAGACTAATAAATATTGCAAAAGGACCAGATTATGTCACTTTTAAGTATAATgcatacagtattattttaaataatagatgGACAGCAAGTTAAAATGATAAGCAGTCAACTCAAACCACTAATTAAAATTCCATTagcgaaaaaagaaaagaaatggaagCAGTAGGAACGAGGGTTTTGTGTAAATAATAGGCCCAGGGTGTATACATAAGCAAATAATAGTGTGTTCTGagcatatttgttttcattttatgctACAGATTTCCATTACCATGCAAGAGTGGTGTCCTGTGTGGATGTGGTTAAGCAGGATTCGAGCCAGGTTGGCACAGTGCGGACCCCTTAGGGGGATCATGAAAGCTGGCAACCCCAGATAAGCACAGAAATTGAGCTCCTGTACCAGCGCCTGCAGCAAGGGCACAAAAGACATTAGGAGCAGTgatcacatcaaaataaacaacaaatctGCTCAGCTTCCTCTTTGTTGGGCCGATCTCCAATAAATGGCCCTCGTTTGCATCCAAGACTTGATTACAGCTATAATGACACTACTGTTTGAAGAAGCTCTTATCAAAAACCCAAAAGGGTCAAGATATTGTGCTCATGTGTATGCATTATTTGTGATACAGCAATAAGTTACAGCTTATTAATAATATCAGATTAGACAAGGAATATATTTAGTAGGGTAAAAATAAGGACCTCAAAAATatagttaatgaaaaaaataagacattatGAACATACTTCTTCTGAATTCCTGCGTTCTGTGGTCAGCTCTGAGTCTGTCTCAATCCAGGGTGACAGCTTTCCCACGATAAGTGTGTTCCAATCTAATTAGAAAGAATGGACATCTTATTATTACAAAGATACAATCGCAACATTTAAGGGCATGTAATTCTGTAAATGTAATTGCACAGAGTATCATGGATAAAGAAAATGGAGAACAAGTTAGCTATCcaatctttaatttaaaaaaaggaacttAATGAGGAACTGACATTACAGGGTCTGATCATACAATATTTAATCATTGAATTTTGTCCCATGAGGATTGTTTAAAAGCTAATTAAGGTTTTTGTGGCAAAAATAGTCATGATTTAGGTTTCATAACCACTTTCCATTCTCTTTCTTACCCTTAAAATGTAATAGATTGCTTTTAAGTCTGTCTTTGAATGTGAAATGTGACtttacaaaattttactgttatcattaattcttttttttctcaggattaaTATTATCTGCGTAACTTCCTCTAAATAatgtggggaagtcatggcctagtggttagagagtttaactcctaaccctaaggttgtgggttcgagtctggggccggcaataccacgactgaggtgcccttgaacccccaactgctccccgggcaccgcagcatagatggctgcccactgctctgggtgtgtgttcacggtgtgtgtaaGTCACGTCATAATCTCACTCTCAAGTTTCTGATCAGAAAGATGCAGAAGTTTTGGACTAGGTAGGATGTTTTTGAGTTCTTACAGTTAGAATATGTTTTCAAAGTACACTGATGTATCACTAAAATAGAACATTTTCTAATGACATGATTAATTTAAGAGCTTGAAGAcctcaaaaacatttttccccTCAATTCACTGTATTGGATGAGTGAAACTTTATTATGCACAGCGTTTCTTATATCTCACCTCTGCCACATAACAGCAGGTCAGAGCGTGTTTGGGCTCCGGGTCGTGACTTAGCAGGGACCAGTTCATACTCCCGTCGGAACCGTGGGTGGAACAGTGGCATGCACAGGAAATCAAAACTATAGGACAGAATGATATGGATTTAGACAAACAGtgcacacaaagaaaacagatatTAGTTCTTATAcacgtttaaaataaatgccaaaatTCATCAATAGGAAAGGGTCTTCCAATTTTGTCTTAGATTTTATTGATATCTGCTTAGGAATCAATAAAGTAcatctttttattataaaaacaccaAGCTTGTATGGCATTACAAAGCAAAACGTGTGTAATTAtagtgataaattatttataatactatGATTCAGAGGTTAGATTGCTCAGCTATCAAATGTTCAGCTTTCCCATCAGTCTCACAATCCTATCAGTCAGTGAGGtcagaataattataatgcatgcaTGTCTAATCACCTCCACTTTGAATAATAACTGAACAGATGTAATACTTCTGTAACATTTTTTTGTGCTGGAAAACGAACATTTCTCATCAACAAGACTGAATGAATCCATTCAAAAACAT is a genomic window of Cyprinus carpio isolate SPL01 chromosome B2, ASM1834038v1, whole genome shotgun sequence containing:
- the LOC109067790 gene encoding protein arginine N-methyltransferase 5, giving the protein MASGGAGSRVSCGRDLSCVPEVADTLAAVAKLGFDFLCMPLFHPRFRREYELVPAKSRPGAQTRSDLLLCGRDWNTLIVGKLSPWIETDSELTTERRNSEEALVQELNFCAYLGLPAFMIPLRGPHCANLARILLNHIHTGHHSCMFWIHVPLLDPEDTREDLIENESSKQMDDGGNDEKTWAWWHSFRTLCDYNKRICLAIEIGADLPSDTLIDKWLGEPIKAAILPTSIFLTNKKGFPVLSKAHQRVIFRLFKLEAQFIFTGANRHSEKDLRSYLQYLEYLNQNRPQPNAYELFAKGYEDYLQSPLQPLMDNLESQTYEVFEKDPIKYSQYQQAVYRCLLDRVPEDQMETNVQVLMVLGAGRGPLVNASLRAAKQAKRKLRVYAVEKNPNAVVTLENWKFEEWGDQVTVVSCDMREWTAPEKADIIVSELLGSFGDNELSPECLDGAQHFLKDDGISIPCSYTSFLAPLSSSKLYNEVRGCRERDKDPECHFETPYVVRLHNFHQLADPKPCFTFVHPTSDMNNNRYQCLRFLIGCNSVLHGFAGYFEATLYKDVTLSIKPETHSPGMFSWFPILFPLKQPIPLSSGDNVSVRFWRCNNGKKVWYEWAVTEPICSAIHNPSGRSYTIGL